From Raphanus sativus cultivar WK10039 unplaced genomic scaffold, ASM80110v3 Scaffold3189, whole genome shotgun sequence:
GCAGGCCGGAAGATCACGTCGTATTCCCCCAGCTCTATagcccattttgctagtcgtccagacacttcTGGCTTATGCAGAACTGCCTTGATGGGGAAGGAGGTAACCACCACGATTTGATGAAGCCTGGAAGTAGGGCGTAGCTTTCGAGCAGCATTGACTAGAGCAAGGGCCAGCTTCTCGaggtgactatagcgggtctccgcgtctaAGTAAAGAtttgctcacgtagtagataggatgttgttttcttccttcttcccttactagGACCGCACTGACTGCGTGTTCCGATACCGCCAGATAGAGTAACAGGACCTCACCTTCCAAaggttttgagaggagaggtggagtagtgagataggccttgagatcggatagggcttgctcacatttctcggtccattggaagtccttggggtccttcaGGGTTTCGAAGAAGGCGTGCGACTTGTCGGATAGCCTGGAGATGAATCTGCTCAAGGCGGCCATCCTTCCGGTCAGTCTTTGCACCTCCTTGACGTTgcgaggggaaggtatcacctggatcgctctcacctgctctggatttgcttcaatgcccctgtgggtgactatgtaccctaggaactttccagagcttactccgaatgagcactttgaagggtttagcttcatgttgtacctcctgagagtggtgaaggcttgttgaagGTGTGAGATATGGTCTTCGGCGTCTAGGGACTTCAccaacatgtcatcaatgtagacttccatggtctgccctatctgatcggcgaacatcatgttgacaagccttTGGTAGGTCGAGCcggcgttctttaatccgaaaggcataaccttgtaacagtagataccccttgaggtcatgaatgaggtcttctcttgatcgtcgggatgcattaggatctggttatatccAGAGAATGCATCCATGAAGCTCATCAGCTCGTGACCAGCCGTTGCGTCGACcagcttgtcgatgtgaggcaGAGGGAAAGGATCTTTAGGACAGGACTTATTAAGGTCCGTGAAatcgatacagactctccacttcccattcttcttATTCACGACCACCACAttggctagccattccgggtattgcacctctcgtatgaatccagcatctagtaggttcttgacctcttcgttgattatctcATCCCTTTCAGGAGCGAATTTtctcctcttctgtctgacagGAGGATGCATTGGATCCACCTTGAGTTGATGCATGATAACATCGGGATCAATTCCAGGCATGTCTTCGTGAGACCAGGCAAAGCAATCGGAGTTGGATCTTAAGAAATCGATCAGTCTCCTTCTCAAACTTTCCggaagcttggagcctatctttaagTTTCGACTCGAGTTCCCTTCCGTGAGCGGGACCtcatccatttcttccacttccggctcttcggtgtgtggggccggaagcttcttctgtaattgctataagacctgAGTCTTTCCCCTAAGGGTAGTCTGATAGCAAGACCTAGCATTCTCTTGATCCCCCTTAACCGCTCTGATGCCCAAGGGGTTGGGAACTTGACCAGCTGGTGCAAAGTtgaaggtacggctcccatgtcaTGGATCCATGGCCTTCCCAATATCACTTTGTATGATGAGGGACAGTCGACGACCAGGAACTTCGTGGCTTGGTTTACCCCTTCGGCATACACAGGAAGAAGGACCTCTCCCAAGGTTTGTTTGACttctccactgaagcctacGAGGGGGGTTGCCTTTCTGGTTAGAGCTGTAGGTTCCAAACCCAGGTCGGCGAAGGCCGAATAAAAGAttatgttgctggagctcccattATCTACTAGTATccgcttgaccaagcagtttgctatggtaagtgaaatgacgAGAGCGTCATGATGAGGGGCGaggaccttctcctgctcccttgcagtgaaAATGATCTCATCTGTTCCAAGGAGCAGGCGCTTgggaccctcggcctcttggccgTTCCTGGCATTGCGAGTACTTTTCTTGGCTGCGGCGCTGCTAATTCCGCTCACCTCTGATCCGCCTGTGATGACGTGGATCACCCGGTCTTGCTGTGGTGGCAATGCAGGAGCTGCCTCGATAGGGAGACTGGGACCGTCTTTatttagaaggttcttggctttatccgagaggaactcccgtaggtagcctttcttgaggagctcggcGACTTCCATCTTTAGGGCTATGCAGTCCTCCATAGTATGACCATGATCACTATGGAACTCGCACCATCGCTTGGGATTTCGATTAGCCTCCGCAGCCTTCATCTTAGGAGGCCACTTGACTTGAGAACACATTTTTCGTAAGACACCGATCAGCTCCGGTTTGGATATTGCAAGATGGGAGATGTCAGGCCAGGTAGACACCATCATCCCTTCGGATCTAGGCAAAGGTCGATGCTGATACCTGCCCCTATTCGGGTTACTAGTCTCCCTAGCGGACTTAGAGTGAGGAAGCTCGTCGCGTTCATTCCTTGTAGGCTTTAACAACTTCTGATCATACTTCGGACCGGCTTTAGCCCTACTAGCgacatcttcttcccatcttacttgagcccaagcacgagacaGCACGTCTTCCATAATTctgcacttgtatttgatcagctccttgtaTAGGTCTCCCTCTGGAAGTAGACCCCTCTTGaaggctgagatagccgtatcagcgttgcactcaGGAATAGCTACCTTCGCCTGGTTGAAGCGAGCTATGTAAGAACGAAGGGGCtcattcctatgctggaggatcTCGTAGAGATCATCCGAGTTCTTCTCTAGGTCACGGCTGCTAGCGAACTGTTCCAAGAACTTatcgctaagggctgcaaaggatTTGATGGATTTGGTGGGCATGTTGATATACCACTGAAGAGCGGGGCCGGTCAAGGTCGATCAGAATcctttgcacatggtagcttcccgtgcatcccgAGGGATTGCTACAGCTAGCATGTGTTTCTTGTACTGAGCAATGTGATTGTCGGGATCCCCCAGTACCTTCGTACATCTTTATGCTTGGGAAAGAGAACTTTCGTCGCATCTCCaccgaagcaatctcttccacgaaaggtgtatcggagtaggacccCTGATTGCTTCTTCGAATAGGAGGAGCTGcccctgggagcctttctaccatagattgaatggtgccgGACCTTTCGAAGACCACTCTTTCTAGGTAGGCTGCTAGGGCTGGATCTGAGATCTTGGGATCGTCGGTGAATAATCCTCGTCCTCCATATCGGAATCACTATCTACTTGTACTCGGGTCCTATCGTTCGCGGCTCCTCGGCTTTCGGGTTCGTCTTCGGTTGATGCGGGTCGACGAGGTACCTCTTCACTGTCTCGCGGCGTGTAGAGCGAAGCCATGGGTCGTACCTTAGTCcggaaccgctttcgcttgttgctaGCCTCACCTagtggtgcagccctggaatggctgtctctccctggatctct
This genomic window contains:
- the LOC108833887 gene encoding uncharacterized protein LOC108833887 encodes the protein MVERLPGAAPPIRRSNQGSYSDTPFVEEIASVEMRRKFSFPSIKMYEALSDKFLEQFASSRDLEKNSDDLYEILQHRNEPLRSYIARFNQAKVAIPECNADTAISAFKRGLLPEGDLYKELIKYKCRIMEDVLSRAWAQVRWEEDVASRAKAGPKYDQKLLKPTRNERDELPHSKSARETSNPNRGRYQHRPLPRSEGMMVSTWPDISHLAISKPELIGVLRKMCSQVKWPPKMKAAEANRNPKRWCEFHSDHGHTMEDCIALKMEVAELLKKDGPSLPIEAAPALPPQQDRVIHVITGGSEVSGISSAAAKKSTRNARNGQEAEGPKRLLLGTDEIIFTAREQEKVLAPHHDALVISLTIANCLVKRILVDNGSSSNIIFYSAFADLGLEPTALTRKATPLVGFSGEVKQTLGEVLLPVYAEGVNQATKFLVVDCPSSYKVILGRPWIHDMGAVPSTLHQLVKFPTPWASERLRGIKRMLGLAIRLPLGERL